In Drosophila simulans strain w501 chromosome 3R, Prin_Dsim_3.1, whole genome shotgun sequence, a single window of DNA contains:
- the LOC6729060 gene encoding poly(A) RNA polymerase gld-2 homolog A, with protein MSTAMAMASAASSSAAAATTTAISNSTNTTASPATTNTTKTITTSEVPLEPASNMAPIALEIEDSGRNEAEDLEHGAAKPLEQRKTTVVHTCPRPPGGYKYSMEFLYGIGSGMAGIPLNIPTPSSITPRTVRSTPPLLTTHMPLLTNMGVSPPRPSGIRYAGPAGGSNGTTAAASTPPSTTVTTSSGSPGSGAEAITSTVSSSGLPAAGLPAAQFICQGYMPTGPQRRLWHAENAVWQFDRNYPYNQAYSPPYGIPMMPVGFEHPYGQRIIYPGYYNQTPPGINPAAVAGLTRTSRPVTQQPHILTQPAVGTTESSEEAPATLGNAPQVSNTWRYGRPGTHRGRHAVAAAAAPAVLHRDSKTFYNSIGSGAANGPRFKAPFVANVRNFQAGAVATVAAGGAATTAVVATSAPATGAASSSDQNVANKRNHQGAATQNHHRNRHNAKKGGKNSVAKELTSNSSESLSNSSSKSQLNKRPSSSSSISPIKHPHRNYRNRMRYTATEPSEQKAVPTTVPVSNYQPPTVRRTSKFQGSNAYQAHAAPGRQQSRYYQSRHMDGYVFQSGHYMVYAAGAPPVGLGAGKSPVSEATGAPPGAAAAAPAEAAAVGGGAAAAPVTASSATLEGEQPLDSDFDQRQEFADLGLDPANGGFSSDLEPTGIKQDTSELDTRSCLLSHPNSEVDGDDNQSVASFAPGVESDDSDSGLSDASVESVARDILVSCLAVATGAQKPDLTGPNLVPYGDMHYLKELDRKNPQTNGYRSHRPYHHSHYAYHSQMSPRGLSCCGDMLNQHSEDLVFKLDQNQPDGIESGQKIFLREITEHPDNISMASNLSCSPSASSSKSVLAPMASKSNIAMPEENNDQDELPLVVHNRYWREFFGYTPADRFLLRAKFVEMRRPPKVMGCKIKWDPLSQSVWKKFLESQQTRHVYKIKMRLWRAIYTVAMKNYPRYGLYLVGSSISYFGSKCSDMDICMLACTNPNVDPRTEAVYHLHVMKELLGRTNMFQDFNLIEARVPILRFTDRCHKVEVDINFNNSVGIRNTHLLYCYSQLDWRVRPMALTVKQWAQYHNINNAKNMTISSYSLMLMVIHFLQVGASPPVLPCLHNLYPDKFGLLQPNDFGYVDMNEVMAPYQSDNSQSLGDLLLGFLRYYSVFEYGKYAISIRVGGVLPIEVCRAATAPKNDIHQWIELCIEEPFDQTNTARSVYDTDTFERIKTIFVASYRRLESTRNLRAIFEEYDGPTILMQQPAVDSEVELYEGQQHRLLPNRSSSRSNSAIPSPRPSILMVDKATTAIWDDINYKPDPPLSHSNNYDATNECTGNGSLVGPKDNSVADKPPIA; from the exons ATGTCCactgcaatggcaatggcatcaGCGGCATCCTCGAGTGccgcggcagcaacaacaacggccaTTAGCAACTCCACAAACACTACAGCGTCACCGGCAACAACCAACACCACGAAGACCATAACGACATCAGAGGTGCCACTGGAACCAGCTTCAAATATGGCTCCCATAGCATTAGAAATCGAAGATTCTGGAAGGAATGAGGCCGAAGACTTGGAGCATGGTGCTGCGAAACCACTCGAGCAGCGCAAAACGACAGTGGTGCACACCTGCCCCCGTCCACCGGGTGGCTACAAGTACTCCATGGAGTTTCTCTACGGGATCGGTAGTGGCATGGCCGGCATACCACTGAATATACCAACGCCCTCATCGATAACACCTCGCACCGTACGATCCACGCCCCCCTTACTAACCACCCACATGCCTTTGCTGACCAACATGGGCGTGTCACCACCACGTCCGTCAGGCATTCGTTACGCAGGACCTGCTGGAGGCTCAAACGGTACCACGGCAGCAGCATCCACGCCGCCATCCACTACAGTTACAACATCAAGTGGCTCTCCGGGATCGGGAGCCGAGGCAATAACAAGTACAGTTTCATCTAGTGGCTTGCCAGCAGCGGGCTTGCCAGCTGCTCAGTTCATATGCCAGGGATATATGCCCACTGGACCGCAGCGCCGCTTGTGGCACGCGGAAAACGCAGTGTGGCAGTTTGATAGAAATTATCCTTACAATCAGGCGTACTCGCCGCCATATGGAATACCGATGATGCCGGTGGGCTTTGAGCACCCGTATGGGCAGAGAATAATATACCCGGGCTATTACAACCAGACTCCTCCGGGAATTAATCCTGCTGCAGTGGCGGGACTGACAAGAACTAGTCGTCCGGTGACCCAACAGCCACATATACTGACTCAGCCAGCCGTGGGAACAACGGAAAGTAGCGAGGAAGCTCCTGCGACACTTGGAAACGCTCCGCAGGTGAGCAACACGTGGCGTTACGGAAGACCAGGAACACACCGCGGACGACATGCGGtggccgctgcagcagcaccagctgTGTTGCACAGAGATTCAAAGACTTTTTACAACAGCATCGGCAGTGGTGCGGCTAACGGTCCTCGATTTAAAGCACCCTTTGTGGCAAATGTCCGTAATTTTCAAGCAGGAGCTGTAGCAACTGTCGCAGCCGGAGGAGCCGCAACCACAGCAGTAGTGGCCACAAGTGCACCTGCAACTGGAGCAGCTAGCTCCAGCGATCAGAACGTGGCAAACAAACGCAACCATCAAGGAGCTGCGACCCAAAACCATCACAGAAATCGTCACAATGCCAAAAAAGGAGGCAAGAATTCGGTTGCAAAAGAGCTGACATCCAACTCCTCAGAATCGCTTTCCAATTCATCCTCAAAGTCCCAGCTGAACAAGCGTCCCAGCTCTAGCTCCTCTATTTCCCCAATCAAGCATCCACATCGCAATTATAGAAACCGGATGCGTTATACTGCAACGGAGCCATCTGAGCAAAAGGCGGTCCCCACGACCGTTCCAGTAAGTAACTACCAGCCACCAACAGTGCGAAGAACTTCTAAGTTCCAAGGATCAAATGCCTATCAAGCACATGCTGCTCCCGGTAGGCAACAGTCTCGTTATTACCAATCGCGACACATGGATGGCTATGTTTTTCAATCTGGACACTATATGGTATATGCAGCGGGAGCACCGCCTGTGGGGTTAGGAGCAGGAAAATCACCAGTGTCAGAAGCCACCGGGGCACCtcctggagcagcagcagcagcaccagcagaagcagcagcagtaggtggaggagcagcagcagctccagtcACAGCCAGCAGCGCCACTTTGGAGGGCGAGCAGCCGCTGGACTCGGACTTTGATCAGCGCCAGGAATTTGCTGACTTGGGTCTGGATCCAGCTAATGGCGGCTTCTCCTCCGACCTGGAGCCAACCGGTATCAAGCAGGACACCTCGGAGCTGGACACTCGCTCTTGCCTGTTATCGCATCCAAATTCCGAGGTCGATGGCGATGATAATCAATCCGTCGCCAGTTTTGCTCCTGGTGTGGAGAGCGATGATTCCGATAGTGGACTAAGCGATGCCTCCGTGGAGTCGGTGGCGCGCGATATATTGGTTAGTTGTCTAGCAGTGGCCACCGGGGCTCAGAAGCCCGATCTTACAGGCCCCAATCTCGTGCCCTACGGCGATATGCATTATCTCAAGGAGCTGGACAGAAAGAACCCCCAAACCAATGGCTACAGATCACACAGGCCATATCATCACTCGCATTATGCTTACCATTCGCAAATGAGTCCAAGAGGATTGAGCTGCTGCGGCGATATGTTGAATCAACACTCTGAAGATTTGGTGTTTAAGTTAGACCAGAATCAGCCGGATGGCATTGAAAGTGGGCAGAAGATTTTCTTGAGGGAGATAACCGAGCATCCTGACAACATCTCGATGGCCTCAAATCTCTCCTGCAGTCCATCTGCTAGTTCCAGCAAGAGTGTATTGGCTCCCATGGCATCCAAGTCCAACATTGCAATG CCAGAAGAAAACAATGATCAGGATGAACTGCCCTTGGTGGTTCACAATCGTTATTGGCGCGAATTTTTTGGTTACACGCCAGCCGACCGCTTTTTACTCCGAGCCAAGTTTGTGGAAATGAGACGTCCACCGAAAGTCATGGGCTGCAAGATCAAGTGGGACCCCTTATCCCAGTCCGTTTGGAAGAAGTTCCTCGAGTCTCAGCAGACACGTCACGTTTATAAGATCAAGATGAGACTGTGGCGTGCCATTTACACAGTGGCCATG AAAAACTATCCAAGATACGGGCTTTATTTGGTGGGCTCATCCATTTCGTACTTTGGTTCCAAGTGCTCGGACATGGATATTTGCATGCTGGCATGCACAAATCCTAACGTTGATCCTCGCACGGAGGCCGTCTATCATTTGCATGTTATGAAGGAGCTGCTGGGCCGCACGAATATGTTTcaggattttaatttgatcGAAGCACGAGTGCCAATACTGCGATTCACCGACCGATGCCATAAAGTGGAGGTGGACATAAACTTTAATAACTCCGTTGGGATTAGGAACACCCATCTTCTGTACTGCTATTCCCAGCTGGATTGGCGAGTTCGTCCGATGGCCTTGACCGTGAAGCAGTGGGCCCAGTATCACAACATCAACAATGCCAAGAACATGACCATATCGAGCTACTCGCTCATGCTAATGGTCATTCATTTCCTGCAGGTTGGAGCAAGTCCACCGGTGCTTCCATGTCTGCACAACTTATATCCGGATAAGTTTGGTCTCCTGCAGCCCAACGATTTCGGTTATGTGGACATGAACGAGGTGATGGCTCCGTATCAGTCGGATAACAGCCAATCCCTGGGTGATTTGCTGTTGGGCTTCCTGCGCTACTACAGTGTATTTGAGTACGGAAAGTATGCCATCTCGATACGTGTGGGTGGTGTCCTGCCCATAGAGGTATGCCGGGCTGCCACTGCACCCAAAAACGATATACACCAGTGGATCGAGCTGTGCATCGAAGAGCCATTCGATCAGACGAATACAGCTCGGTCGGTGTATGATACGGATACCTTCGAGCGCATAAAAACCATCTTTGTGGCCAGCTACAGGAGACTGGAATCGACGAGGAATCTCAGAGCCATATTCGAGGAGTACGATGGACCCACAATACTGATGCAGCAGCCAGCGGTGGACTCGGAGGTCGAACTCTATGAGGGTCAGCAACACCGTTTGCTACCGAATCGAAGCTCCTCGAGATCCAACAGCGCAATACCATCGCCACGTCCGTCAATACTAATGGTGGACAAAGCTACTACAGCCATTTGGGATGATATCAACTACAAACCAGATCCCCCATTAAGCCATAGCAACAACTATGATGCGACCAATGAATGTACTGGCAACGGCAGTCTAGTGGGACCCAAGGATAACTCTGTGGCCGACAAGCCACCAATTGCGTAA